Proteins from a genomic interval of Trichoderma breve strain T069 chromosome 2, whole genome shotgun sequence:
- a CDS encoding protein kinase domain-containing protein: protein MENYQKLEKVGEGTYGVVYKARDLANGGRIVALKKIRLEAEDEGVPSTAIREISLLKEMRDPHILRLLNIVHSDGHKLYLVFEFLDLDLKRYMEALPQLGLGDAVIRKFMMHLCNGIRYCHSHRVLHRDLKPQNLLIDRDGNLKLADFGLARAFGVPLRTYTHEVVTLWYRAPEILLGGRQYSTGVDMWSIGCIFAEMCTRKPLFPGDSEIDEIFRIFRALGTPTEDLWPGVTSYPDFKASFPKWQRDYSQALCPNLDDKGLDLLEMMLVYDPAGRISAKQACNHPYFEDYVSTPGPTTTAPANPTAARGASYFH, encoded by the exons GCACCTACGGTGTGGTCTACAAGGCGCGAGACCTTGCCAATGGCGGACGCATTGTTGCCCTGAAGAAGATCCGACTCGAGGCCGAAGACGAGGGTGTTCCGAGCACCGCCATCCGCGAAATTTCCCTCCTCAAGGAGATGCGAGACCCCCACATCCTTCGACTACTCAACATTGTCCATTCCGACGGCCACAAGCTGTATCTGGTCTTCGAGTTCCTCGATCTAGATCTGAAGAGATATATGGAGGCTCTCCCT CAACTTGGACTTGGCGATGCCGTCATCCGCAAGTTCATGATGCACCTGTGCAACGGCATCAGGTACTGCCACTCTCACCGTGTCCTGCACCGAGATCTCAAGCCCCAGAACCTGCTTATCGACCGGGATGGAAACTTGAAGCTTGCAGATTTCGGTCTGGCGCGGGCGTTTGGTGTGCCGCTGCGAACCTACACGCACGAGGTTGTTACTCTCTGGTATCGAGCCCCCGAGATTCTCCTGGGTGGAAGGCAGTACTCTACTGGCGTGGACATGTGGTCAATTGGATGCATCTTTGCTGAGATGTGTACTCGCAAGCCTCTTTTCCCAGGTGACTCGGAAATTGACGAAATCTTCCGCATTTTCCG TGCCCTCGGAACCCCTACCGAAGACTTATGGCCCGGCGTCACATCCTACCCCGATTTCAAGGCTTCTTTCCCCAAGTGGCAGAGAGACTACTCACAGGCACTGTGCCCGAACCTCGACGATAAGGGCTTGGATCTGCTTGAGATGATGCTTGTCTACGACCCTGCAGGACGGATTTCTGCTAAGCAAGCTTGCAATCATCCCTACTTTGAAGACTACGTGTCGACTCCCGGGCCAACGACGACGGCGCCAGCAAACCCGACAGCAGCTCGCGGTGCCAGCTACTTCCACTAG